In Blautia wexlerae DSM 19850, a single window of DNA contains:
- a CDS encoding RNA polymerase sigma factor produces MLIKRTKERSPEITPDNRGVIWGKELNGMATDEELYGQYLSGDETGLELLIKKYGDPLTLYIDGYLHDVHEAEDLMMETFSWLFTKKPRIRDGCFKAYLYKAARHKALRHKSRRRIIFSLDDLTREPEAQTLVEEVIRTKERNQILHLCMDELNSDYREALYLTYFEGMSYQQAAKVMGKSVKQITNMVYRGKERLRGLLQREGITDVEK; encoded by the coding sequence ATGCTTATCAAAAGAACGAAGGAAAGAAGCCCGGAGATTACACCTGACAACAGAGGAGTAATATGGGGAAAGGAATTGAACGGTATGGCTACTGATGAAGAGCTTTATGGGCAATATCTGAGCGGTGACGAGACAGGACTTGAACTATTGATAAAAAAATACGGCGACCCATTGACCTTATACATTGATGGTTATCTGCATGACGTCCACGAAGCGGAGGACTTAATGATGGAAACCTTTTCCTGGCTGTTTACGAAAAAGCCCCGCATCCGGGATGGATGTTTTAAGGCTTATCTCTATAAAGCGGCGCGGCACAAGGCATTACGCCACAAAAGCAGACGGCGGATTATCTTCAGTCTTGACGACCTGACCAGAGAACCGGAGGCGCAGACACTGGTGGAGGAGGTCATCCGCACAAAGGAACGAAATCAGATCCTGCATCTCTGCATGGACGAGTTAAATTCAGATTATCGGGAAGCTCTTTATCTGACCTATTTTGAGGGTATGAGCTACCAACAGGCTGCTAAGGTCATGGGAAAAAGCGTGAAGCAGATTACAAATATGGTGTACCGGGGAAAAGAGCGTTTACGCGGATTATTGCAACGGGAGGGTATTACAGATGTTGAAAAATGA
- the rsmH gene encoding 16S rRNA (cytosine(1402)-N(4))-methyltransferase RsmH, translated as MENQNQTPHKRRVRYKGKYPKKFEEKYKELQPEKYKDTIEHVIQKGNTPAGMHISIMVKEILDFLNIQPGETGFDATLGYGGHTKAMLQCLNGKGHIYATDVDPEESAKTKKRLAEQGFGEELLTVKLQNFCTIDEIAKEVGGFDFILADLGVSSMQIDNPKRGFSFKTDGPLDLRLNQETGISAARRLDTISREELAGMLCENSDEPYCEELAKAITDEIRRGNHIDTTTKLRQVIEKTLDFLPEKEKKETIKKTCQRTFQALRIDVNHEFEVLYEFMEKLPDALRPGGRVAILTFHSGEDKLVKKALKAGYKEGIYSDYAKDVIRPSAKECTQNPRARSTKMRWAIKAE; from the coding sequence ATGGAAAACCAGAACCAGACACCACATAAAAGACGTGTCCGTTATAAAGGAAAATATCCGAAGAAATTCGAAGAGAAATACAAGGAATTACAGCCTGAGAAATATAAAGATACCATTGAACACGTGATTCAGAAAGGAAATACCCCGGCGGGAATGCATATCTCCATTATGGTTAAGGAAATCCTTGATTTTCTTAATATCCAGCCGGGCGAAACCGGATTTGATGCCACATTGGGCTATGGCGGCCATACGAAAGCGATGCTTCAGTGTCTGAATGGCAAGGGCCATATTTATGCAACAGATGTAGACCCTGAGGAATCCGCCAAAACAAAGAAACGTCTGGCAGAGCAGGGATTCGGGGAAGAACTGCTGACAGTAAAGCTTCAGAACTTCTGCACCATTGATGAGATTGCCAAAGAGGTTGGAGGATTTGACTTTATTCTGGCAGATCTCGGCGTTTCCTCCATGCAGATTGATAATCCCAAAAGAGGTTTCTCATTTAAAACAGACGGACCTCTGGATCTGCGCCTGAATCAGGAAACCGGCATCAGTGCAGCCCGGCGTCTGGATACCATTTCCAGAGAGGAGCTTGCGGGAATGCTCTGTGAAAATTCTGATGAACCATACTGTGAGGAACTCGCCAAAGCCATTACCGATGAGATCCGCAGAGGCAATCATATTGATACTACCACAAAACTGCGTCAGGTAATCGAAAAAACTCTTGATTTCCTTCCTGAAAAAGAAAAGAAAGAGACAATTAAGAAGACCTGTCAGCGAACCTTCCAGGCATTGCGTATTGATGTTAACCATGAGTTCGAAGTACTGTATGAATTTATGGAGAAGCTTCCGGATGCTTTGCGTCCGGGCGGACGTGTGGCAATCCTTACCTTTCATTCCGGTGAAGACAAACTGGTAAAGAAAGCGCTTAAAGCAGGATACAAGGAGGGAATCTACTCAGACTATGCAAAAGATGTGATCCGCCCTTCAGCCAAAGAGTGCACACAGAACCCAAGAGCCCGTTCCACAAAGATGCGCTGGGCTATAAAGGCTGAATAA
- a CDS encoding heavy metal translocating P-type ATPase, with protein sequence MEQYNVTGMSCAACSSRVEKAVSKVPGVTSCSVSLLTNSMGVEGTAGAGEIIKAVQDAGYGASLKGVSGEQISASAAEEALEDHETPALKRRLIASVGFLLVLMYFSMGHMMWGWPLPAWFNDNHIAMGLVQLLLAGIIMVINQKFFISGFKSLWHRAPNMDTLVALGSMASFLWSVYVLFAMTRAQVDGDSAAVMNYMMEFYFESAAMILTLITVGKMLEARSKGKTTDALKGLMKLAPKTAVVVRDGQEATVPIEQVRKGDVFVVRPGENIPVDGVVLEGNSAVNEAALTGESIPVDKNPGDAVSAATVNQSGFIRCEATRVGEDTTLSQIIKMVSDAAATKAPIAKIADRVSGVFVPTVISIAVVTTIVWLLAGKEFGYALARGISVLVISCPCALGLATPVAIMVGNGMGAKNGILFKTAVSLEEAGKIQIVALDKTGTITKGEPQVTDMVPAKGISEEELLGYAYALEKKSEHPLAKAIIARAEEKKIVLQKVSDFQALPGNGLRAALNSEVLTGGNMKFISNETSVSPELMKQAEKLAGEGKTPLLFAKGGKLLGMIAVADVIKEDSPQAIKELQNMGIRVVMLTGDNERTAKAIGAQAGVDDVIAGVLPDGKESVIRSLKEQGKVAMVGDGINDAPALTRADIGIAIGAGTDVAIDAADVVLMKSRLSDVPAAIRLSRATLRNIHENLFWAFFYNVIGIPLAAGVWIPIFGWTLNPMFGAAAMSLSSFCVVTNALRLNLFKVHDASRDKKIKQNVEEIHYISDNVSDNAKMKNVTENRSLKAENTDFCNSEIHDPKDQENIKENKENKEMTTITVNVTGMMCGHCEAHVTKAVKEAFGVEDVVSFHEKGTTVIHAPEKLDEDKIREVIKEAGYEVTGITQE encoded by the coding sequence ATGGAACAATACAATGTAACCGGAATGAGTTGTGCGGCCTGTAGCAGCAGAGTGGAGAAGGCCGTATCCAAGGTTCCGGGTGTGACATCCTGTTCGGTCAGTCTGCTGACTAACTCCATGGGAGTAGAAGGAACTGCCGGTGCAGGTGAGATCATCAAGGCTGTACAGGATGCAGGATACGGAGCGTCCTTAAAGGGGGTATCCGGGGAGCAGATATCTGCTTCTGCGGCAGAGGAGGCACTGGAAGACCATGAAACACCGGCACTGAAACGAAGGCTGATCGCATCTGTAGGCTTTCTGCTTGTGCTGATGTATTTTTCCATGGGACATATGATGTGGGGCTGGCCTCTTCCGGCATGGTTTAATGATAATCATATTGCCATGGGACTGGTGCAGCTTCTTCTCGCCGGAATCATAATGGTCATTAACCAGAAATTTTTTATCAGCGGCTTTAAGAGTCTGTGGCATCGTGCACCAAATATGGATACCCTTGTAGCACTTGGTTCCATGGCATCCTTTTTGTGGAGTGTTTATGTACTTTTTGCAATGACAAGAGCACAGGTGGACGGAGATTCTGCAGCAGTTATGAATTACATGATGGAGTTCTATTTTGAATCTGCAGCCATGATCCTTACCCTGATCACAGTTGGAAAAATGCTGGAAGCCCGATCTAAGGGAAAGACAACGGATGCGCTGAAAGGTCTGATGAAGCTGGCACCTAAGACAGCAGTTGTTGTCCGGGATGGACAGGAAGCTACAGTGCCCATCGAACAGGTCCGAAAAGGTGATGTTTTTGTGGTACGTCCCGGTGAGAACATTCCGGTGGACGGAGTGGTCCTTGAGGGAAACAGTGCTGTCAATGAGGCGGCACTTACAGGGGAGAGTATTCCTGTTGACAAGAATCCGGGAGATGCAGTCTCTGCTGCAACCGTAAACCAGTCCGGATTTATCAGATGCGAAGCTACCAGGGTAGGCGAGGACACTACTCTTTCCCAGATTATTAAGATGGTCAGTGATGCGGCTGCAACAAAAGCACCTATTGCCAAAATCGCAGACAGGGTTTCCGGAGTTTTTGTTCCGACAGTTATCAGTATTGCGGTTGTCACCACCATTGTCTGGCTGCTGGCAGGAAAAGAGTTCGGATATGCACTTGCCAGAGGTATTTCTGTTCTGGTCATCAGCTGTCCCTGTGCCCTTGGGCTTGCCACACCGGTTGCCATTATGGTAGGAAACGGAATGGGGGCCAAAAACGGAATCCTGTTTAAAACAGCAGTATCCCTGGAGGAAGCAGGTAAAATCCAGATCGTTGCATTAGATAAGACAGGAACTATCACAAAGGGTGAACCGCAGGTGACAGATATGGTTCCTGCAAAGGGAATCTCAGAGGAAGAGCTTTTAGGCTATGCCTATGCACTTGAGAAGAAGAGTGAACATCCTCTTGCAAAAGCCATTATTGCCAGAGCAGAAGAGAAAAAGATTGTTTTGCAGAAGGTTTCTGATTTTCAGGCTCTTCCTGGAAACGGTCTTCGTGCAGCATTAAACAGTGAAGTGCTTACAGGCGGAAATATGAAATTTATCAGCAATGAAACCTCTGTATCACCGGAACTGATGAAGCAGGCAGAAAAACTTGCAGGAGAAGGAAAAACACCACTTCTTTTTGCAAAAGGCGGGAAGCTTCTCGGCATGATCGCAGTGGCAGATGTTATAAAAGAGGACAGTCCTCAGGCAATAAAAGAACTGCAGAACATGGGAATCCGGGTAGTAATGCTTACCGGTGATAATGAACGCACAGCAAAAGCGATCGGAGCACAGGCAGGAGTGGACGATGTAATTGCAGGTGTTCTTCCGGATGGCAAGGAAAGCGTGATCCGTTCTCTGAAGGAACAGGGAAAGGTTGCCATGGTAGGAGACGGAATCAATGATGCCCCTGCACTTACCAGGGCAGACATCGGTATCGCGATCGGTGCAGGAACAGATGTTGCCATTGATGCCGCAGATGTGGTATTAATGAAGAGCCGGCTCAGTGATGTACCTGCTGCCATACGTTTAAGCCGGGCGACACTGAGAAATATCCATGAGAATCTTTTCTGGGCATTCTTCTACAATGTGATCGGTATTCCACTGGCAGCCGGTGTATGGATTCCGATTTTCGGATGGACACTGAACCCCATGTTTGGTGCAGCTGCCATGAGCCTTTCCAGTTTCTGTGTGGTAACCAATGCACTGAGACTGAATCTCTTTAAGGTACATGATGCTTCCAGAGACAAAAAAATAAAACAGAATGTGGAAGAAATCCATTATATTTCAGATAATGTTTCAGATAATGCAAAAATGAAAAATGTAACAGAAAACAGAAGTCTGAAAGCAGAGAATACAGATTTTTGCAACAGTGAAATTCATGATCCAAAAGATCAGGAAAATATAAAAGAAAACAAGGAGAACAAAGAAATGACAACAATCACAGTAAACGTAACAGGAATGATGTGTGGACATTGTGAAGCACATGTGACAAAGGCAGTAAAAGAGGCATTTGGAGTGGAAGATGTAGTTTCCTTCCATGAAAAAGGAACCACAGTGATCCATGCTCCGGAGAAACTGGACGAGGATAAGATCCGCGAAGTGATCAAAGAAGCCGGCTATGAAGTAACCGGTATTACACAGGAATAA
- a CDS encoding metal-sensing transcriptional repressor, which produces MAETQEKKVCSCCTKHTMRSEEERKKLINRLKRVEGQIRGIIGMLENDAYCNDILIQSAAVNAAVNAFNKELLASHIRNCVARDIREGKDDTIDELVATLQKLMK; this is translated from the coding sequence ATGGCAGAAACACAGGAGAAAAAAGTCTGTTCCTGTTGCACTAAACATACAATGCGTTCTGAGGAGGAGAGAAAAAAGCTGATCAACCGTCTTAAACGTGTGGAAGGACAGATCCGAGGAATTATTGGTATGCTGGAGAATGATGCATACTGTAACGATATCCTGATCCAGTCTGCAGCAGTCAACGCAGCAGTGAATGCATTTAACAAAGAACTGCTTGCCAGCCACATCCGCAACTGTGTGGCAAGAGATATCCGCGAGGGCAAGGATGATACAATCGATGAGCTGGTGGCTACTTTGCAGAAACTGATGAAGTGA
- a CDS encoding MATE family efflux transporter — MCNGTIMDKLISFSLPLMLSGILQLMFNAVDIIVVGRFSGSQALAAVGSTTALINVFTNLFIGISLGANVLAARFYAAGKDREMSDTVHTAVTLALVSGIVMAFVGLIFSRWALELMGTPDDVIGQSALYMKIYFLGMPFFMLYNYGAAILRAVGDTKRPLIFLVISGVVNAVLNLILVIMFHMDVAGVAIATVISQLISCILVLRCLRTSKTSYQLHFGKLRINTVYLKQIFQVGIPAGIQSTVINLSNALLQSSVNSFGSTAMAGYTAANNIFGFLYVAVNSVTQACMSFTSQNYGVHKFRRMDKVLVDCLIISVVTSFSLGCGAYFFGSEILKIYTADPEVIRCGLEILSYTTVPYFLCGIMDLFPGALRGMGHSGVPMILSVIGTVGTRIVWIFGIFPHHRSLAVLFISYPASWMLTIIMQVTCFYFVRRKVHRV; from the coding sequence ATGTGTAACGGAACCATCATGGACAAGCTGATTTCCTTTTCACTGCCGCTGATGCTGTCCGGAATCCTGCAGCTGATGTTTAATGCTGTGGATATCATAGTGGTGGGAAGATTTAGCGGAAGTCAGGCACTTGCAGCCGTAGGCTCAACCACAGCACTGATCAATGTGTTTACTAATCTGTTTATTGGTATCTCACTTGGTGCGAATGTACTTGCTGCCCGGTTCTATGCGGCAGGAAAAGACCGGGAAATGTCAGATACCGTTCATACAGCTGTAACTCTTGCACTGGTAAGCGGTATCGTCATGGCATTTGTGGGACTGATTTTTTCCAGATGGGCTCTGGAATTGATGGGTACTCCGGATGATGTGATCGGACAGTCTGCACTGTATATGAAAATCTATTTTCTGGGTATGCCGTTTTTTATGCTTTATAATTATGGAGCTGCGATTCTGCGGGCTGTAGGAGATACGAAACGTCCACTGATCTTTCTGGTTATTTCCGGTGTTGTAAATGCAGTACTGAATCTGATCCTCGTGATCATGTTTCATATGGATGTGGCGGGCGTAGCCATTGCTACTGTGATCTCCCAGTTAATTTCCTGCATTCTGGTACTCAGATGTCTGCGTACATCGAAAACCAGCTACCAGCTTCATTTTGGAAAATTAAGGATCAATACTGTTTACTTAAAACAGATTTTCCAGGTTGGGATTCCGGCCGGGATCCAGAGCACAGTCATTAATCTGTCAAATGCTCTGCTTCAGTCCTCGGTTAACTCCTTTGGATCGACCGCCATGGCAGGGTATACGGCGGCCAATAATATTTTCGGTTTTCTGTATGTGGCGGTGAACTCTGTCACACAGGCATGTATGAGCTTTACCAGTCAGAACTATGGTGTGCATAAATTTAGACGTATGGATAAGGTTCTGGTCGACTGTCTTATTATTTCCGTAGTTACCTCCTTTTCCCTTGGATGCGGTGCATATTTCTTCGGTTCTGAGATTCTTAAGATTTATACTGCCGATCCGGAAGTAATCCGCTGCGGACTGGAAATCCTGTCTTACACTACCGTACCTTATTTTCTCTGCGGGATTATGGATCTATTTCCGGGTGCCCTGCGTGGAATGGGACATTCCGGCGTTCCAATGATCCTGTCAGTGATCGGAACAGTAGGAACCAGGATCGTATGGATATTTGGAATATTCCCGCATCACAGATCACTGGCTGTTCTGTTTATTTCCTATCCTGCATCCTGGATGCTGACGATCATTATGCAGGTCACCTGTTTTTATTTTGTCAGAAGAAAAGTGCATAGAGTATAG
- the miaB gene encoding tRNA (N6-isopentenyl adenosine(37)-C2)-methylthiotransferase MiaB has protein sequence MNNNTQESKIQLEYINKCTELVKEKYENAPAFFIQNAGCQMNSLQTDTVAGIVKRMGYTEVSREEDADVVIYNTCTVRENANLKIYGHLGHLKSIKKKNPELKIILFGCMMQEPEVIEKIHKEYSFVDLVFGTHNFHKFPELFYRSLNTEGQIIDVWKESDEIVEGMPSDRKYSFKTGVNIMFGCNNFCSYCIVPYVRGREKSREPEAIIEEIKGLVADGVTEVMLLGQNVNSYGKTLEHPVTFAQLLKQVEAIEGLKRIRFMTSHPKDLSDELIRTMAESKKVCHHLHLPMQSGSSRILKIMNRRYDKEKYLELVAKIRNAVPDISLTTDIIVGFPGETEEDFQDTLDVVEKCDFDSAFTFIYSKRSGTPAAKMENQVPEDVVKDRFDRLLALVQEKGRKASSRFEGTVQEILVEEESREKGIFTGRTEYNLLVHFPGCQDLIGKYVKVKLDTCKGFYYFGSLAE, from the coding sequence GTGAATAATAATACACAGGAAAGTAAAATACAGTTAGAATATATCAATAAATGTACAGAGCTTGTGAAGGAAAAATATGAAAATGCGCCAGCTTTCTTTATCCAGAATGCAGGCTGCCAGATGAATTCCCTGCAGACGGATACAGTGGCCGGTATCGTGAAACGTATGGGCTATACAGAAGTATCCAGAGAAGAAGATGCAGATGTTGTCATCTATAACACCTGCACAGTCCGGGAGAATGCAAACCTGAAGATTTACGGTCATCTTGGCCATCTGAAAAGTATTAAGAAAAAGAATCCTGAACTGAAGATTATATTGTTTGGCTGCATGATGCAGGAGCCGGAAGTAATTGAGAAGATCCACAAAGAATATTCTTTTGTTGATCTGGTTTTCGGTACCCATAACTTCCATAAGTTTCCGGAGCTTTTCTACAGAAGCTTAAATACGGAGGGACAGATCATTGATGTCTGGAAGGAATCTGATGAAATCGTGGAGGGTATGCCTTCTGACCGTAAATATTCCTTTAAAACGGGTGTCAATATTATGTTTGGCTGCAATAATTTCTGCAGTTACTGTATTGTACCATATGTAAGAGGAAGAGAGAAGAGTCGCGAACCGGAGGCGATCATAGAAGAGATCAAGGGTCTGGTAGCTGACGGTGTGACAGAAGTTATGCTTCTGGGACAGAACGTTAATTCCTATGGAAAGACACTGGAACATCCGGTTACTTTTGCACAGCTTCTGAAACAGGTGGAAGCAATTGAAGGATTAAAGAGAATCCGTTTCATGACTTCCCATCCGAAGGATCTGTCTGATGAACTGATCCGGACAATGGCAGAGAGCAAAAAAGTGTGCCATCACCTCCACCTTCCCATGCAGTCCGGAAGCAGCCGAATCTTAAAGATCATGAACCGCCGTTATGACAAAGAAAAGTATCTGGAGCTTGTAGCCAAAATCCGTAATGCCGTACCGGATATTTCCCTTACTACAGATATTATCGTTGGTTTCCCGGGAGAAACGGAAGAGGATTTCCAGGATACTCTGGATGTTGTGGAGAAATGTGATTTTGATTCTGCATTTACCTTTATCTATTCCAAAAGAAGCGGCACACCTGCTGCCAAAATGGAGAATCAGGTACCTGAGGATGTGGTAAAAGACCGTTTTGACCGTCTTCTTGCTCTGGTTCAGGAAAAAGGCCGAAAGGCTTCTTCTCGTTTCGAGGGAACTGTTCAGGAGATCCTTGTAGAGGAAGAAAGCAGAGAAAAAGGTATCTTTACAGGAAGAACAGAATATAACCTTCTGGTCCATTTCCCGGGATGTCAGGATCTGATCGGTAAATATGTAAAAGTAAAACTGGATACCTGCAAGGGATTCTATTATTTCGGAAGCCTTGCAGAATAA
- a CDS encoding M14 family zinc carboxypeptidase, with product MSTEQMGTYEKIYFALWELGQRYGNFVQFRVIGRSHDDRMIPMLEIGKGDTCIICLSGVESGDRNLPEYLLSIAKDYCRSYESNWTIGESYEVRKLLDKVRICMIPMLNPDSYEICEYGYGAIHNPIHRQMLKMQDRPVEEYECNARGIDLRRNFPTNYYQRKRVNQEPASENETRALISIFQEYSSLGLLTFSYSRGKIVYCRQEKGFAYNQKNYRLARHLQKCSGYRLEKGIAGGARVKKAGAKPEMGSPEQFYAEVIRQPSLAIEIPEYRKDDMEELRLIPLEYLYSLNSGILANA from the coding sequence ATGTCAACAGAACAGATGGGAACTTATGAAAAAATATACTTCGCATTGTGGGAACTCGGACAGAGATATGGAAATTTTGTCCAGTTCAGAGTGATCGGAAGAAGTCATGATGACAGAATGATCCCCATGCTTGAGATTGGAAAGGGTGATACCTGCATTATCTGTCTGAGCGGAGTGGAAAGCGGAGACAGAAATCTCCCGGAATATCTTTTGTCCATTGCAAAAGATTACTGCAGATCCTATGAAAGCAACTGGACTATCGGAGAAAGTTATGAAGTTCGTAAACTTCTGGATAAGGTTCGTATCTGTATGATCCCCATGCTGAATCCTGACAGCTATGAGATATGTGAATACGGATATGGTGCCATACATAATCCCATCCACAGACAGATGCTGAAAATGCAGGACAGGCCTGTGGAAGAGTATGAATGTAATGCCAGGGGAATTGATCTGCGCAGAAATTTTCCGACTAATTATTATCAGCGGAAAAGAGTGAATCAGGAGCCTGCCAGTGAGAATGAGACTCGTGCCCTGATCAGCATTTTTCAGGAATATTCAAGCCTTGGCCTGCTTACATTCAGTTATTCCAGAGGGAAGATCGTTTACTGCAGACAGGAGAAAGGCTTTGCCTACAATCAGAAAAATTACAGACTGGCAAGGCATTTACAGAAATGTTCCGGCTATCGTCTGGAAAAAGGGATTGCAGGTGGTGCGAGAGTCAAAAAAGCCGGAGCAAAACCTGAGATGGGATCTCCGGAACAGTTTTATGCGGAAGTGATCCGTCAGCCCTCTCTGGCAATTGAGATTCCGGAATACCGCAAGGACGATATGGAAGAACTGCGTCTGATTCCACTTGAATATCTTTATTCTCTAAACAGCGGCATATTGGCAAACGCATAA